A portion of the Edaphobacter lichenicola genome contains these proteins:
- a CDS encoding carboxypeptidase regulatory-like domain-containing protein yields MIVQKALRTIVPLLILSLTPSLFGQAVNATLLGTITDASGATVAGVKVTVTETATGTVHESITNESGNYTLPDLPPGTYSVTAEAKGFKKDTHQNIDLLVNTSTRVDVDLVPGNVSETVIVTTAPALLQTDRADISTTLEQHQIANLPLSSGNSFQSLLNTVPGMSPVVFNNSQFFNANNDLSVNANGQSSYVNLYQIEGIDDDQRTGIHIILVPPAASLQNVDITTNNFEAEFGRAVGTVVNLTLKSGTNQFHGSVFQNMENNGVNARNYFASGPNGRLVYNYTGASIGGPIVKDKLFFFGDFLRTSDHESSTVTTTIPYYNVVGSNIDLSKYAGQIYDPQTGDVADCQGGPTPANCGKGRTPFTNNQIPLSRAMTPVNDSNIGLTVLQSLDAIARNPKENLASSAYIGGATANNFSQNSPFHKDAISYDIKSDWTITQKDHLSGRFSHQSINTFQAPLFGSFLGGPTGGGFEATGTATAYSTGGNYDHVFSPTLFTEARIGVAHLRNSAEQSDFGSTDAKTLGIPGTNLSSIDSGQVAFQVSNFAGNGENGTGNPLIGYSQSLPWLRAESNIDFANNWTKILGNHALKAGADIRRIRDDLLQGNINAAAGTFYFSENQTSAPGAATKGQANDIASILFDTPYQVGQDTNSTFPCYRQTWLFFFVSDKWQATSKLTVDVGLRYELYPPATPRKAGGFSEYNPATNQLVIAGIAGNPSNIGMKTDYNNFAPRLGASYRATDTTVIRAGFGVSYVPFVDNSYAYNYPIKTSTDYTNVPTYGAAVLSSSNPAAVNFVSGIPPTPPVPIAANGTITATGNTFLNSLGNLYIPKNFQNAYVSSWNVAIQQALPGDSSLQIAYVANHGTRIDVAQNINIPSVYGQSGTFDPLNIAFGKTASVTQYFLGFSTNYQSLQVQLSRRFTKGIAFSSAITWGKAQNYQTGAQDGALLFYNDFRRNYTVADFDRGLNFEQTVTWELPAGRGHRYFNSGVGSFVLGGWKTSAILSALSGLPFTLTTTSATPGTTQTIDQIAPFHVLHNVTRAAKTQWFDPTSFSVSRLAGCVSPGPCLVGNTQRNQFRGPGYFSDNLSLFKSFPIFRESSLEARFDAFNLTNTPAFGQPGTTFGSGSFGIITSTLGSGVGNVNGVGGPRVLQAAVKISF; encoded by the coding sequence ATGATCGTGCAAAAAGCTCTCAGAACCATCGTCCCGCTGCTCATCCTCAGCCTGACGCCTTCTCTCTTTGGTCAGGCAGTAAACGCAACGTTGCTGGGCACCATCACAGACGCGTCCGGAGCGACTGTCGCTGGCGTAAAGGTGACAGTTACGGAAACAGCGACAGGAACAGTTCACGAGTCGATCACCAATGAGAGCGGCAACTACACGCTCCCCGATCTACCGCCTGGAACCTACAGCGTCACCGCCGAAGCAAAGGGCTTCAAGAAGGACACTCATCAGAACATCGATCTTCTCGTCAACACCTCCACTCGTGTCGACGTCGATCTCGTCCCCGGCAACGTCTCCGAAACCGTAATCGTCACAACAGCTCCCGCCCTACTGCAGACCGATCGAGCCGACATCTCGACCACGCTCGAGCAACACCAGATTGCCAACCTGCCCCTCAGCAGTGGCAATAGCTTTCAGTCCTTGCTCAATACAGTTCCCGGCATGTCACCCGTTGTCTTCAACAACTCACAGTTCTTCAACGCGAACAACGATCTGTCCGTGAACGCGAACGGTCAGTCCTCGTACGTCAATCTGTATCAGATTGAGGGTATCGACGACGATCAGCGCACCGGCATCCACATCATCCTTGTTCCACCGGCAGCCTCTCTTCAGAACGTCGACATCACGACCAACAACTTCGAAGCCGAGTTCGGCCGTGCGGTCGGCACGGTGGTCAATCTGACTCTTAAGTCTGGAACGAATCAGTTTCACGGCTCTGTATTTCAGAACATGGAAAACAACGGAGTCAATGCCCGCAACTACTTCGCAAGTGGACCCAATGGACGCCTCGTATACAACTACACAGGTGCTTCGATCGGCGGTCCAATCGTTAAAGACAAGCTGTTTTTCTTCGGCGACTTTCTGCGCACCTCCGATCACGAATCGTCCACTGTGACCACAACCATCCCCTACTACAACGTAGTTGGCAGCAATATCGATCTCAGCAAATATGCCGGGCAGATTTACGATCCACAGACCGGAGATGTAGCTGACTGTCAGGGAGGACCCACTCCGGCCAACTGCGGCAAAGGACGCACACCATTCACGAACAACCAGATTCCGTTAAGCCGAGCGATGACGCCAGTGAACGACAGCAATATCGGATTGACCGTCTTGCAGAGTTTGGATGCAATCGCGAGAAACCCAAAGGAAAATCTTGCTTCATCTGCCTATATTGGTGGAGCGACAGCCAATAATTTTTCGCAGAACTCCCCCTTCCATAAAGATGCAATCAGCTACGACATCAAGAGTGACTGGACAATCACTCAAAAAGACCATCTGAGCGGTCGTTTCAGCCATCAATCAATCAATACCTTCCAGGCACCTCTGTTCGGATCCTTCCTCGGGGGGCCCACAGGTGGAGGTTTTGAAGCAACTGGAACGGCAACCGCTTATAGCACCGGTGGCAACTACGATCACGTCTTTTCGCCGACCTTATTTACTGAAGCTCGTATTGGTGTAGCTCACCTTCGTAACTCTGCAGAACAATCTGACTTCGGTTCGACCGATGCTAAGACACTCGGCATCCCAGGAACGAATCTCAGCTCGATCGACAGCGGACAAGTCGCATTTCAAGTGAGCAACTTTGCAGGCAACGGAGAAAACGGAACAGGGAATCCGCTCATTGGTTACTCTCAATCGCTACCATGGCTCCGCGCGGAGTCGAATATCGACTTTGCAAATAACTGGACGAAGATTCTCGGCAATCATGCGCTGAAGGCAGGCGCCGACATTCGTCGAATTCGCGACGATCTTCTGCAAGGAAATATCAACGCAGCGGCTGGAACCTTCTACTTCAGCGAAAACCAAACATCCGCACCGGGTGCAGCGACCAAAGGGCAAGCCAACGACATCGCCAGCATTCTCTTTGACACTCCTTACCAGGTCGGTCAGGATACGAACAGCACGTTCCCGTGCTACCGGCAAACCTGGCTCTTCTTCTTTGTCTCCGACAAGTGGCAGGCTACTTCCAAGCTGACCGTCGACGTCGGTCTGCGCTATGAACTCTATCCGCCAGCAACCCCACGCAAAGCTGGAGGTTTCTCAGAATACAATCCAGCCACCAATCAATTGGTAATCGCAGGTATCGCTGGAAATCCATCCAATATCGGCATGAAGACGGACTACAACAACTTTGCTCCACGGCTCGGAGCAAGTTACCGTGCCACGGATACAACCGTAATCCGGGCAGGGTTTGGCGTCAGCTATGTTCCGTTCGTCGATAACTCCTACGCGTATAACTACCCCATCAAGACGAGTACGGACTACACGAACGTGCCAACGTATGGAGCCGCTGTACTCTCATCATCGAATCCTGCGGCAGTTAATTTTGTGAGCGGAATTCCCCCCACCCCTCCGGTTCCCATCGCCGCAAATGGGACGATCACGGCGACTGGCAACACCTTCCTCAACAGCCTGGGTAACCTATATATTCCTAAGAACTTTCAGAACGCTTATGTCTCCTCATGGAACGTGGCCATTCAACAGGCGCTGCCTGGAGATAGTTCACTCCAAATCGCTTATGTTGCGAACCATGGCACGCGCATTGATGTCGCACAAAACATCAATATACCCAGCGTCTATGGCCAGAGCGGAACCTTCGATCCTCTCAACATAGCCTTTGGCAAAACTGCTTCTGTAACACAATATTTTCTAGGCTTCTCTACAAACTACCAGTCCTTGCAGGTACAACTATCTCGCCGCTTCACCAAAGGAATCGCCTTTAGCTCCGCGATTACCTGGGGTAAAGCTCAAAACTATCAGACGGGTGCCCAGGACGGAGCGTTGCTGTTTTACAACGACTTCCGTCGTAACTACACCGTGGCGGACTTTGACCGGGGACTCAACTTCGAACAGACCGTTACGTGGGAACTCCCAGCCGGACGAGGTCACCGTTACTTCAACTCCGGCGTAGGCTCGTTCGTATTAGGTGGATGGAAGACCTCGGCGATCCTATCTGCACTGTCCGGTCTGCCATTCACTCTCACAACGACAAGTGCAACGCCAGGAACAACCCAAACGATCGATCAGATTGCCCCTTTCCACGTTCTGCATAACGTTACTCGTGCCGCCAAAACACAGTGGTTCGACCCAACTAGCTTCTCCGTAAGTAGACTCGCCGGTTGCGTATCTCCGGGTCCTTGCTTAGTCGGTAATACGCAGCGTAATCAATTCCGTGGTCCAGGCTACTTCTCCGACAATCTTTCACTCTTCAAAAGTTTTCCCATCTTCCGTGAGTCTTCTCTAGAAGCTCGCTTCGATGCCTTTAATCTAACCAATACTCCTGCCTTCGGTCAGCCTGGGACGACCTTTGGATCCGGCTCGTTTGGCATAATTACCTCTACGCTGGGAAGTGGTGTTGGCAATGTCAACGGTGTCGGCGGTCCCCGTGTTCTTCAAGCAGCTGTCAAGATATCCTTCTAA
- the pyrE gene encoding orotate phosphoribosyltransferase translates to MPTDNRTTLLDLIATHSFKLGDFTLASGQKSDYYIDCRITTLHAEGGRLSGLVLYDLIREHIPNAEKIEAVGGLTMGADPLVSNTASASAWALADYNEIAELSSALELEADEDPGPIPTLIHGFLVRKAEKTHGTGRRIEGFLKPGAHVVIVDDVCTTGGSTITAIEATREAGMHVAGVLCLVDREQGGRANIEAAIPGVPFLSVFTASDVRAAHISLQKSR, encoded by the coding sequence ATGCCGACCGACAACAGGACCACACTCCTCGACCTCATCGCCACTCACTCCTTCAAGCTAGGTGACTTCACCCTCGCCAGCGGCCAGAAGTCTGACTACTACATCGACTGCCGCATCACTACCCTCCACGCCGAAGGCGGCCGCCTCTCCGGCCTCGTCCTCTACGACCTCATCCGCGAACACATCCCCAACGCCGAAAAGATCGAAGCTGTAGGCGGACTCACCATGGGCGCCGACCCACTCGTCTCCAACACCGCCAGCGCTAGCGCATGGGCTCTTGCCGACTACAACGAGATCGCCGAACTCTCCAGCGCCCTCGAACTCGAAGCCGACGAAGACCCCGGTCCCATCCCCACCCTCATCCACGGCTTCCTCGTCCGCAAAGCAGAAAAAACTCACGGCACCGGCCGCCGCATCGAAGGCTTCCTCAAACCCGGCGCACACGTTGTTATCGTGGACGACGTCTGCACCACCGGCGGCTCCACCATAACCGCTATCGAAGCCACCCGCGAGGCAGGCATGCACGTAGCCGGCGTTCTCTGTCTGGTAGACCGCGAACAAGGCGGTCGAGCAAACATCGAAGCCGCCATTCCAGGCGTGCCGTTCCTCTCCGTCTTCACCGCCTCCGACGTCCGCGCCGCTCACATCTCCCTGCAAAAGTCGAGATGA